One genomic segment of Fimbriimonadaceae bacterium includes these proteins:
- the nuoI gene encoding NADH-quinone oxidoreductase subunit NuoI, translating to MSGFLKDVARPILGGFGITARRLRTKKVTVMYPEHRREQYPRTRWRHFLTRYESGLEKCIGCSLCAGACPAKCINVVSAENTEEARFSPGERYAARYEINMIRCIFCGYCQEACPTGAIVLRKNFELSDYHREDFIYTKERLLEEYPGQADAPWKGEYEA from the coding sequence ATGAGCGGATTCCTGAAAGACGTCGCGCGCCCCATCTTGGGCGGATTCGGCATCACCGCCCGGCGGCTGCGCACCAAAAAGGTGACGGTCATGTACCCCGAACACCGGCGCGAGCAGTACCCGCGCACGCGGTGGCGTCACTTTCTGACGCGCTACGAGAGCGGGTTGGAGAAGTGCATCGGGTGTTCGCTGTGCGCGGGCGCGTGTCCGGCCAAGTGCATCAACGTCGTCTCTGCGGAGAATACGGAGGAGGCGCGTTTCTCACCCGGCGAGCGCTATGCGGCGCGGTATGAGATCAACATGATCCGCTGCATCTTCTGCGGATACTGCCAAGAAGCCTGTCCGACCGGCGCGATCGTGCTGAGAAAGAACTTCGAGCTGTCGGACTACCACCGCGAGGATTTCATCTACACCAAGGAACGGCTGTTGGAAGAGTATCCCGGCCAAGCCGACGCGCCCTGGAAGGGCGAATACGAGGCGTAG
- a CDS encoding BMP family protein has protein sequence MMRWVWMAALAAVVAGCSGGSGSADLGDSSFKVALLTPGPVSDAGWSAMAYEGLQAIHDELGAEVNNQEAKGTQIRDAMRAYAQQGYSLVFGHGYEYNEPAIEVAKDFPKTMFVSSSGGQTAPNVGAFRFYLEQGFYLAGFLAGASTETGTVAMIGGPDVPSIRSTFKAFRAGAEAARTDVKVIEVFTGQDSDVAAAKQATLKAIEQGADRVIHQANAAAQGVFDACQEKKVYAFGANLNQNDNPSGVVLGSAIIQAKPAFVALAKEVKSGTFKGRVVLMGMREKAVDFFINPNLVDRLPMPAVLKFTELHDDILSGKLSIPKDDF, from the coding sequence ATGATGCGTTGGGTGTGGATGGCGGCGCTGGCCGCGGTGGTCGCAGGTTGCTCGGGAGGTTCCGGTTCAGCCGACCTTGGAGACAGTTCGTTCAAGGTCGCCCTCTTGACTCCCGGGCCGGTGAGCGACGCAGGGTGGAGCGCGATGGCCTACGAGGGGCTTCAGGCCATCCACGACGAACTGGGCGCGGAGGTGAACAACCAGGAGGCCAAGGGCACCCAAATCCGCGACGCGATGCGCGCCTACGCCCAGCAGGGGTACAGCCTCGTGTTCGGCCACGGCTACGAGTACAACGAGCCGGCCATCGAAGTCGCCAAGGATTTCCCGAAAACCATGTTCGTAAGCAGCAGTGGTGGGCAGACGGCGCCCAACGTCGGAGCCTTCCGCTTCTATCTGGAGCAGGGCTTCTACCTGGCGGGATTCCTGGCGGGCGCCAGCACCGAGACGGGGACCGTCGCGATGATCGGGGGGCCCGATGTGCCCTCCATCCGTTCGACGTTCAAGGCGTTCCGCGCGGGCGCCGAGGCAGCTCGAACCGACGTCAAAGTGATCGAAGTTTTCACCGGCCAAGACAGCGACGTGGCCGCCGCCAAGCAGGCGACCCTCAAGGCGATCGAGCAGGGGGCGGATCGAGTGATCCATCAGGCCAATGCCGCCGCACAGGGCGTCTTCGACGCTTGTCAAGAGAAAAAAGTCTATGCTTTTGGCGCAAATCTTAATCAAAACGACAATCCGAGTGGGGTCGTCCTTGGATCGGCGATCATTCAGGCCAAGCCCGCGTTCGTCGCGCTCGCGAAAGAGGTGAAGAGCGGCACGTTCAAGGGCCGCGTCGTTTTGATGGGCATGCGCGAGAAGGCCGTCGACTTCTTTATCAACCCCAACCTGGTCGACAGACTGCCGATGCCCGCCGTGCTGAAGTTCACCGAGTTGCACGACGACATCCTTTCGGGCAAGCTCTCCATTCCAAAAGACGATTTCTAG
- a CDS encoding ATP-binding cassette domain-containing protein — MTNRPLLELRDVSKRFGDTVALDSVSAAMSAGSVHAVVGENGAGKSTLASIVGGFVVPDAGTVLLEGEPLPLGHPAACGAAGVAMVHQHFKLVAAFTVEENLALPRLPNLLAPSRPRARSERALGLARELGWPLDPRARVGSLPVGTRQRIEVLKALAEDARVLILDEPTATLSEPEVEDLLRLVRALRDRGTLVILIAHKVREVLEVADWITVLRAGSVVASRAAASVTGQDLANLMVGELPQWSPKPGRRASDGIRAVGLSVARDDGTVAIREITLEVRCGEIYGLGGVDGNGQVELAEALAGVRPSRGTLAWSGPARRVGYIPQDRQHDGLALGMSVADNLLVEGQRRAELGPGPFLSPARVRGWARSVMEKYEVRASSERTRIGALSGGNQQKVVVGRVLESHPTLLVAVNPTRGLDVRAARFVHSRLLEARDSGAAVLLVSSDLDEIGTLADRVGFLSGGRITEGWGAASVVGGGA; from the coding sequence ATGACGAATCGGCCCTTGCTCGAATTGCGAGACGTCTCCAAGCGATTCGGGGACACCGTTGCGCTCGATTCCGTTTCCGCGGCGATGAGCGCGGGAAGCGTACACGCCGTGGTGGGGGAGAACGGGGCGGGGAAGTCCACGTTGGCGTCGATCGTCGGAGGCTTCGTCGTCCCCGATGCCGGCACGGTGCTGCTCGAAGGCGAGCCGCTGCCCTTGGGGCATCCGGCGGCGTGCGGCGCGGCGGGAGTCGCCATGGTCCACCAGCACTTCAAACTCGTCGCCGCATTCACCGTCGAGGAGAATCTCGCGCTGCCGAGGCTCCCCAACCTGTTGGCCCCGTCGCGCCCGCGAGCCAGGTCTGAACGGGCCCTGGGGTTGGCTCGCGAGCTGGGTTGGCCCTTGGATCCCAGGGCACGAGTCGGGTCGCTGCCCGTCGGGACGCGCCAGCGAATCGAAGTGCTCAAGGCATTGGCGGAGGATGCGCGGGTCCTGATCCTCGACGAGCCGACGGCGACCCTGTCAGAGCCGGAGGTGGAGGATTTGCTGCGGCTGGTGCGCGCGTTGCGCGACCGCGGGACGCTGGTGATCCTCATCGCGCACAAGGTGCGCGAGGTCCTGGAAGTCGCCGATTGGATCACTGTGCTGCGCGCGGGAAGCGTGGTCGCGAGCCGGGCGGCTGCTTCGGTGACCGGTCAGGATTTGGCTAACTTGATGGTTGGAGAGTTGCCGCAATGGTCGCCGAAGCCCGGGCGTCGCGCCAGCGATGGCATCCGCGCCGTGGGCCTCTCCGTTGCGCGAGACGACGGCACGGTGGCGATCCGGGAGATCACCCTGGAAGTTCGGTGCGGGGAGATTTACGGGCTCGGCGGCGTCGACGGGAACGGCCAGGTCGAACTGGCCGAGGCCCTGGCGGGCGTCCGGCCATCGAGGGGCACCTTGGCGTGGTCGGGACCCGCGCGCCGCGTGGGATACATTCCGCAAGACAGGCAACACGACGGTTTGGCGTTGGGGATGAGCGTTGCGGACAACTTGCTCGTGGAGGGGCAGCGCCGCGCCGAGTTGGGGCCAGGACCGTTTCTCAGCCCGGCGCGCGTGCGCGGATGGGCGCGTTCGGTGATGGAGAAGTACGAGGTGCGCGCCTCCTCCGAGCGAACCCGCATCGGAGCGCTGAGCGGCGGCAACCAGCAGAAGGTCGTGGTGGGGCGGGTGTTGGAGAGCCACCCCACGTTGTTGGTGGCGGTGAATCCGACGCGGGGCCTCGACGTCCGGGCGGCGCGGTTCGTCCACTCGCGCCTCCTCGAGGCGCGCGACTCCGGCGCGGCGGTGCTCCTCGTCTCGTCGGACCTCGACGAGATCGGCACCTTGGCGGATCGGGTTGGGTTCCTTTCGGGTGGCCGTATCACCGAGGGTTGGGGAGCGGCGTCGGTCGTCGGTGGCGGGGCATGA
- a CDS encoding ABC transporter permease, with protein sequence MKPLARFLLAVAALLALMAVTLAVFGLPLRDSLELLAKGAGGDGVAWTRTAVRATPLLFCALGTILAWRAGMFNIGGEGQFIVGGISAATFARLAEGAPPMVLTVGMLACSIAGGGVYATFAGWLHVRRGVQVVISTILLNFVALQLLGWVVSGPLQQRTGGLPMSDRLPEAAMLWRLSRQSDLHGGVFLALFAAFGVALWLYGTRAGFRLRLVGEGPRVARAAGMDAGRIQVMAMAASGAFCGLAGGVEYSALAGQIGAGFSQQWGFLAIPVALVGALHPLGALVAAVGFGALFAGTENLARFTPEGGTLGYAIQGAAVLGFVAWQALRERRIRRTGVA encoded by the coding sequence ATGAAGCCGTTGGCCCGGTTTCTTCTGGCGGTCGCGGCCCTTCTGGCGCTGATGGCCGTGACCTTGGCGGTCTTTGGCCTGCCGCTTCGGGACTCGTTGGAGCTGCTGGCCAAGGGCGCGGGTGGGGATGGGGTCGCATGGACCCGCACTGCGGTGCGGGCCACCCCGTTGCTCTTCTGCGCTCTCGGGACCATCCTCGCATGGCGGGCGGGCATGTTCAACATCGGGGGCGAAGGCCAGTTCATCGTGGGAGGGATCTCGGCTGCGACGTTCGCCCGGCTGGCGGAAGGCGCGCCTCCGATGGTGCTGACCGTCGGCATGCTCGCGTGTTCGATCGCGGGTGGCGGAGTGTACGCGACGTTCGCGGGGTGGCTTCACGTGCGCCGGGGAGTGCAGGTGGTCATCTCGACGATTCTCCTGAACTTCGTTGCGCTGCAACTGCTGGGTTGGGTGGTGAGCGGTCCTCTGCAGCAGCGGACCGGCGGCCTGCCGATGTCCGATCGTCTGCCCGAGGCGGCGATGCTTTGGAGGCTCAGCCGCCAGTCGGATCTGCACGGCGGGGTGTTTCTCGCCCTGTTCGCCGCCTTCGGCGTCGCGTTGTGGCTTTACGGCACCCGGGCCGGCTTTCGCTTGCGGCTGGTCGGCGAGGGACCCCGCGTGGCGCGGGCAGCCGGCATGGATGCGGGTCGGATCCAGGTGATGGCGATGGCCGCCTCGGGAGCGTTCTGCGGGCTCGCCGGGGGCGTCGAGTACTCGGCGCTGGCGGGGCAGATCGGTGCGGGTTTCTCGCAACAGTGGGGCTTCCTCGCCATTCCGGTCGCGTTGGTGGGCGCGCTCCATCCACTGGGCGCGCTCGTCGCGGCGGTTGGTTTTGGGGCGCTGTTCGCAGGCACCGAGAATCTGGCCCGATTCACTCCGGAGGGCGGGACGCTCGGCTATGCGATCCAGGGGGCGGCGGTGCTCGGCTTCGTGGCTTGGCAGGCGCTTCGCGAGCGCAGGATTCGGCGGACGGGGGTGGCCTGA
- a CDS encoding ABC transporter permease, with translation MDWISLLVFATPVALAALGETVGQRSGVLNIGLEGTMLLGAYLGMVVSLHSGSPWLGVVAAACGGLASAMVLGGLCVGLAADQVVAGTGINLLALGITGALFRGEFGQSGQLLSVPKLPTWQGLDAISVGTVMLACVLAVLFARSGWGLVVRASGEEPDAVEAAGFSSTRVRFGALAIGGVLGGIAGAYLSLGIAGSFAENMTAGRGFVAIAMVTFGRWNPIGVLAAAAGIGYLDSLQYTFQSRGSALPFQLFLALPYLAALAVLVVAGRGRAAPAALGVPYRRGR, from the coding sequence ATGGACTGGATTTCGCTGCTGGTGTTTGCGACCCCGGTCGCGCTCGCGGCGTTGGGAGAGACCGTCGGCCAAAGGTCCGGGGTGCTCAACATTGGGCTCGAGGGCACGATGCTCTTGGGCGCGTATCTGGGGATGGTCGTGAGCCTGCACTCCGGCTCGCCTTGGCTTGGGGTGGTTGCGGCGGCGTGCGGCGGCCTGGCGTCGGCGATGGTTTTGGGTGGTCTTTGCGTCGGTTTGGCCGCAGACCAGGTGGTGGCCGGCACGGGCATCAACCTGCTGGCCCTGGGGATCACCGGTGCGTTGTTTCGAGGCGAGTTCGGGCAGAGCGGCCAGCTTCTCAGCGTGCCGAAGTTGCCGACGTGGCAAGGCCTCGATGCGATCTCCGTCGGCACGGTGATGCTGGCGTGCGTTCTAGCGGTGCTCTTTGCGCGGTCGGGGTGGGGACTGGTGGTCCGGGCAAGCGGCGAGGAGCCGGATGCGGTCGAAGCCGCGGGCTTCTCGTCGACCCGGGTTCGATTCGGCGCCCTGGCGATCGGCGGAGTGCTGGGGGGCATCGCGGGGGCGTATTTATCTTTGGGGATCGCCGGGTCGTTTGCGGAGAACATGACGGCGGGCCGGGGATTTGTGGCGATTGCGATGGTGACGTTTGGAAGGTGGAATCCGATCGGCGTGCTGGCGGCCGCGGCGGGAATCGGGTATCTCGATTCCTTGCAGTACACGTTCCAGAGTCGAGGGAGCGCGCTTCCGTTCCAACTCTTTCTGGCATTGCCTTATCTCGCGGCGCTCGCGGTCTTGGTGGTCGCCGGCCGCGGGAGGGCGGCTCCCGCCGCGCTTGGCGTTCCGTACCGGAGGGGACGGTGA
- a CDS encoding 6-carboxytetrahydropterin synthase, whose protein sequence is MRAVRLARRVTFSAGHRYWLSSLSDAENRERFGAWASPYNHGHNYVLIVESEGEVDPASGMVVNIKEIDDIIDRDVIAGLDGKSLNDEVPHFADRAPTLENLLPFIRSRLVGLPPQVRLTRLRLDETETLYAELEFGSTEEDLQMTLTRSYEFAASHRLDNPALSPEENVSLFGKCNNPAGHGHNYVVEVTVRGEPDPKTGMLADIGALDEVVNREVVDRYDHKHLNEDLPEFHGRMTTTEALVQEIWNRLEGKVPAELHRVRVFETARNIFEVGARA, encoded by the coding sequence GTGAGGGCCGTCCGCCTCGCGCGCCGCGTCACGTTTTCCGCGGGCCACCGCTACTGGCTGTCCAGCCTGTCGGACGCGGAGAATCGCGAGCGGTTCGGGGCGTGGGCTTCGCCCTACAACCACGGCCACAACTATGTGCTCATCGTCGAAAGCGAAGGGGAAGTGGACCCGGCTTCCGGGATGGTCGTGAACATCAAGGAGATCGACGATATCATCGACCGGGATGTGATCGCCGGCCTGGACGGAAAGAGCCTGAACGACGAGGTTCCCCATTTCGCCGATCGCGCCCCGACGTTGGAGAATCTGCTTCCTTTCATTCGCTCCCGCCTGGTTGGCCTGCCTCCCCAGGTCCGGCTCACGCGGCTGCGCCTGGACGAGACCGAGACCCTGTACGCCGAGCTCGAGTTCGGCTCGACCGAAGAGGACCTTCAAATGACCCTGACCCGATCGTACGAGTTTGCCGCCTCCCACCGGCTGGACAACCCCGCGCTGAGCCCCGAGGAGAATGTCTCCCTGTTCGGCAAATGCAACAACCCCGCCGGGCACGGCCACAACTACGTCGTGGAGGTGACCGTGCGCGGGGAACCGGATCCGAAGACCGGGATGCTTGCGGACATCGGCGCGTTGGACGAAGTGGTGAACCGGGAAGTGGTGGACCGCTACGACCACAAGCACTTGAACGAAGATCTGCCGGAGTTCCACGGGCGCATGACCACGACGGAAGCGTTGGTCCAGGAGATTTGGAATCGCCTGGAGGGCAAGGTGCCCGCCGAGTTGCACCGAGTCCGCGTGTTTGAGACGGCCCGCAACATCTTCGAGGTCGGGGCGCGGGCATGA
- a CDS encoding SDR family NAD(P)-dependent oxidoreductase, whose amino-acid sequence MKRVAIVTGAGSGIGKATALALSERGWTVILAGRRLDALQETAGACGKGAIVVRCDVTVASERASLVEMAAKRSAESAALVNAAGCAMFGPLAELPEEDVVSQFETNLVAPAALCRAVLPWMREAGRGRIVNVLSIAARHVFPGAAAYGGSKAGLLQFGRSLSLEVRGEGIQVTAVLPGATDTPLWDAGGGAPDRTLMLRAEAVAQTIADVLDLPDDRVVDEIVLTPPLGVL is encoded by the coding sequence ATGAAGCGCGTCGCGATCGTCACCGGCGCGGGAAGCGGGATCGGGAAAGCGACGGCGCTCGCGCTCTCGGAACGCGGCTGGACGGTGATCCTGGCCGGCCGTCGGCTTGACGCGTTGCAGGAGACGGCGGGCGCCTGCGGCAAAGGAGCGATCGTTGTGCGCTGCGACGTGACCGTCGCATCGGAAAGGGCTTCCTTGGTGGAGATGGCCGCCAAGAGGAGTGCGGAGTCGGCGGCGTTGGTGAACGCGGCGGGATGTGCCATGTTCGGGCCGCTCGCCGAGTTGCCAGAAGAGGATGTCGTGAGCCAGTTCGAAACGAACCTCGTCGCGCCGGCGGCCCTCTGCAGGGCCGTGCTGCCCTGGATGCGCGAGGCGGGCCGCGGACGGATCGTGAACGTGCTCAGCATCGCGGCACGGCACGTCTTTCCGGGCGCGGCGGCTTACGGCGGTTCCAAGGCGGGGCTGCTGCAGTTCGGGCGGTCCTTGTCGCTCGAGGTGCGAGGCGAAGGGATCCAGGTCACGGCAGTCCTGCCCGGAGCGACCGATACGCCGCTCTGGGACGCGGGGGGCGGCGCCCCAGACCGGACGCTCATGCTCCGCGCCGAGGCCGTGGCGCAGACGATCGCAGACGTGCTGGACCTGCCCGACGACCGGGTGGTGGACGAGATCGTCCTCACGCCGCCGCTGGGCGTCCTGTAG
- a CDS encoding HNH endonuclease: MGEVLLLNANYEPLHVCTLRRAMGLLLVGKAEILEARDAPLATAGGDLDAPSVLRMRYSVKRPMPQLRLSRHSVLARDGYACQYCGTRGRDLTIDHVVPRWAGGPNTWDNLVACCRRCNLKKGDRTPQQARMPLARRPKRPHFIPYLSLPTYLKARSVDAWGPYLPVFDELAVAHS; encoded by the coding sequence GTGGGTGAGGTGCTGCTGCTCAACGCCAACTACGAGCCTCTCCACGTGTGCACGCTCCGGCGGGCGATGGGGCTTCTGCTGGTCGGCAAGGCGGAGATCCTCGAGGCGCGCGACGCGCCGTTGGCCACGGCGGGAGGCGACCTCGATGCGCCGAGCGTCTTGCGCATGCGGTACAGCGTGAAGCGCCCGATGCCCCAGTTGCGCCTGTCGCGCCACTCGGTGCTGGCGCGCGACGGGTACGCGTGCCAGTACTGCGGCACGCGGGGCCGCGACCTCACCATCGACCACGTCGTTCCCCGATGGGCCGGCGGCCCCAACACGTGGGACAACCTCGTGGCGTGCTGCCGACGATGCAACCTCAAGAAGGGGGATCGGACGCCCCAGCAGGCGCGGATGCCGCTGGCGCGCAGGCCCAAGCGCCCGCACTTCATCCCGTACCTTTCGCTCCCGACCTATCTCAAGGCGAGATCTGTGGATGCCTGGGGCCCCTACCTGCCCGTGTTCGACGAATTGGCGGTCGCACACTCTTAG
- the murA gene encoding UDP-N-acetylglucosamine 1-carboxyvinyltransferase, with protein sequence MSMLQITGGRALTGQVDVAGSKNCALAIMSAVVLAEGTTVLHNVPDVSDTRIKARLLERFGVKVAWREDSLFLDCSTIHDGDADEETVRSIRTSFYLLGPLLARVGKAHLPAPGGCRIGARPVDFHLKGLALLGADVELTGGAYMASVEQLRGAEIYLDFPSAGATQHLMTTATLARGNTVIQNAAIEPEVTTLAEFLNRMGARIEGAGTSTITILGVEGLTPCEFRIPSDRMQAGTYLLAGAITGGDVTVRGIMPDHQTALVNKLREAGAIASEGPDWVRVAAPKRLRGIRIKTMPYPGFPTDLQQPMAAVLALAEGTSVVEETIYESRIGHVQELNRMGARMRTEGRSVVIAGVDGLRGANVEASDLRAGAALCLAGLAAEGETLVRNIHFIDRGYENFEATLRSIGARIERVASPDMEASETSS encoded by the coding sequence ATGAGTATGTTGCAAATTACCGGCGGGCGCGCGCTGACCGGGCAGGTGGATGTCGCGGGCAGCAAGAACTGCGCGCTGGCGATCATGTCCGCCGTGGTTCTCGCCGAGGGCACGACGGTGCTCCACAATGTTCCCGACGTTTCGGACACGCGCATCAAGGCGCGTTTGCTCGAACGGTTCGGCGTGAAGGTGGCCTGGCGTGAGGACTCCCTGTTTCTCGACTGTTCGACGATCCACGACGGCGACGCCGACGAGGAGACCGTTCGATCGATCCGCACTTCGTTCTATCTTCTCGGGCCGCTGCTCGCCAGGGTGGGCAAGGCCCATCTGCCGGCGCCAGGCGGCTGCCGGATCGGCGCGCGGCCGGTCGACTTCCACCTGAAGGGCTTGGCGCTGCTCGGCGCCGACGTCGAACTGACGGGCGGGGCTTACATGGCGTCCGTGGAACAGCTTCGGGGCGCGGAAATCTACCTCGACTTCCCGAGCGCGGGCGCGACCCAACACCTGATGACCACCGCCACGCTCGCGCGCGGCAACACGGTGATCCAAAACGCCGCGATCGAACCGGAGGTCACGACCCTCGCCGAATTCCTCAACCGCATGGGCGCCCGCATCGAAGGCGCCGGTACGAGCACGATCACGATCCTCGGCGTCGAAGGGCTGACCCCCTGCGAGTTCCGCATCCCGTCGGACCGGATGCAGGCGGGAACGTACTTGCTGGCCGGTGCGATCACGGGCGGAGACGTGACCGTGAGGGGCATCATGCCCGACCACCAGACCGCGCTGGTCAACAAGCTGCGCGAGGCGGGGGCCATCGCGAGCGAGGGGCCCGACTGGGTCCGGGTGGCCGCACCGAAGCGATTGCGCGGCATCCGCATCAAGACGATGCCCTATCCCGGATTCCCGACCGACCTGCAGCAGCCCATGGCGGCCGTTCTGGCGTTGGCGGAAGGCACGTCCGTGGTCGAGGAGACGATTTACGAGAGCCGGATCGGCCACGTGCAGGAGCTGAACCGAATGGGCGCAAGGATGCGCACGGAAGGTCGCTCCGTCGTGATCGCCGGCGTGGACGGACTGCGCGGAGCCAACGTCGAGGCCAGCGATCTCCGCGCGGGCGCCGCGCTCTGTCTGGCGGGTCTGGCGGCGGAAGGCGAGACCCTGGTTCGCAACATTCACTTCATCGACCGTGGCTACGAGAACTTCGAGGCCACGCTTCGGAGCATCGGCGCACGGATTGAGCGGGTGGCTTCCCCGGATATGGAGGCCTCCGAAACCTCTTCCTGA
- a CDS encoding rod shape-determining protein — MKLVPEIGIDLGTANILVYRRGRGVVLSEPTVVAMSTTTGKVLAVGNDAREMLGRTPGNIVAIRPLKDGVIADYSTTLKMLEYLLDKVAGKRRLFRPRVLVCVPSGVTNVERRAVIQAAREAGAGEAMTIEEPMAAAIGAGLPIASPGGNMVVDIGGGTTDIAVISLGGIVLSHSLRVGGNKMDEAIIRHIRNAYNLMIGEPTAEQIKIKIGSAYPLEQELRLEIRGRDLVAGLPKSAEISSEEIREALTEPVRAIAEKLCNVLEETPPELGSDVIERGITLTGGGSLLRGLDRLLQSVTDIPVRVADNALNCVAIGTGRALEELSAIRSSGAVSTI, encoded by the coding sequence TTGAAACTCGTCCCCGAAATCGGCATCGACCTCGGCACCGCCAACATTCTCGTGTATCGGCGGGGCCGCGGCGTTGTGCTCTCCGAGCCGACCGTGGTGGCGATGAGCACGACCACGGGCAAGGTGCTTGCGGTCGGGAACGACGCGCGCGAAATGCTTGGGCGGACCCCCGGAAACATCGTCGCGATCCGGCCGCTCAAGGACGGGGTCATCGCCGACTACTCGACGACCTTGAAGATGCTGGAGTACCTGCTGGACAAGGTGGCGGGGAAGCGACGCCTGTTCCGCCCCCGCGTGCTGGTGTGTGTTCCCAGCGGCGTCACCAACGTCGAGCGGCGCGCGGTCATCCAAGCCGCGCGGGAGGCGGGCGCGGGCGAGGCGATGACCATCGAGGAGCCCATGGCCGCCGCGATCGGCGCGGGCCTGCCCATCGCGTCGCCGGGCGGGAACATGGTCGTCGATATCGGCGGCGGCACCACCGACATTGCGGTGATCAGTTTGGGGGGCATCGTGCTTTCGCACAGCCTGCGCGTGGGCGGAAACAAGATGGACGAGGCGATCATCCGCCACATCCGCAACGCGTACAACCTGATGATCGGCGAACCCACCGCCGAGCAGATCAAGATCAAGATCGGCTCGGCCTATCCGCTCGAGCAGGAGCTTCGATTGGAGATTCGTGGGCGCGATTTGGTGGCGGGCCTGCCCAAAAGTGCCGAGATTAGCAGTGAGGAGATTCGCGAGGCGCTCACCGAACCCGTGCGCGCGATCGCCGAGAAGCTGTGCAACGTGCTTGAGGAGACACCGCCCGAACTGGGCAGCGACGTCATCGAGCGAGGGATCACCCTCACCGGCGGCGGTTCGCTGCTGCGCGGACTCGATCGATTGCTGCAGAGCGTGACCGACATTCCCGTCCGTGTGGCGGATAATGCGTTGAACTGTGTGGCGATCGGCACGGGCCGGGCGCTCGAGGAGCTCTCCGCGATCCGTTCGAGCGGCGCGGTCAGCACGATCTAG
- a CDS encoding FAD-dependent oxidoreductase, with translation MTPSPYDVIVCGGGTAGAAAGIAAARRGAKTLIVEQLGALGGTQTQGWVTPQMPNTVGSEKLSRGLNLEILERQGRMQPPGALDHGDDWYDPTALALVLDALAEEAGTQCLFNATLIGARSAGGRVESIEVAARGGRLALAASSFLDCTGDGELCTLAGAELMGGDEDGIHQPMTLRFAMGNIDLDLLRLGGAEFLRINTPEYAECGYGEAKDGALGGPVREAIAEGVLEEDDLGYFQFFTVNGRPRELAFNAPRIAGLDPLDPFEMSRAYQIGRAKIFRIAAFVRRWLPGCGDAYVSAIAPLMGIRESRRVVGEYVLTEQDHADCRKFPDAIARNRYPVDIHLKKGLDYRKFPPGEWHDIPYRSLVVKGFENLWVAGRCLSATFVAQSAVRIQPVCRAMGEAAGTAAALCAARKCAAQALPYEDLKPFLDLGSPHP, from the coding sequence ATGACCCCGTCGCCCTACGACGTGATCGTGTGCGGCGGGGGGACGGCCGGGGCGGCGGCAGGCATCGCGGCGGCGCGGCGCGGCGCCAAGACCCTCATCGTCGAGCAGCTCGGCGCTTTGGGAGGAACTCAGACTCAGGGTTGGGTTACCCCCCAAATGCCGAACACCGTGGGCTCCGAGAAGCTCTCGCGAGGCCTCAACCTGGAGATCTTGGAGCGCCAAGGGCGGATGCAACCACCCGGCGCACTCGACCACGGCGACGACTGGTACGACCCAACCGCGCTCGCGCTCGTCCTCGACGCCCTGGCCGAGGAGGCAGGGACGCAGTGCCTCTTCAACGCGACCCTCATCGGAGCGCGGAGTGCCGGAGGGCGCGTCGAGTCGATCGAAGTCGCAGCGCGCGGCGGCCGACTCGCGCTGGCCGCGTCCTCGTTCCTCGACTGCACGGGCGACGGCGAGCTTTGCACCCTCGCGGGTGCGGAACTGATGGGCGGGGACGAGGACGGCATCCATCAGCCCATGACCCTGCGGTTCGCGATGGGCAACATCGACCTCGATCTGCTGCGTCTGGGCGGCGCCGAGTTCCTGCGCATCAACACCCCGGAGTACGCGGAGTGCGGGTACGGCGAGGCGAAGGACGGCGCCCTGGGAGGCCCCGTGCGCGAGGCGATCGCCGAGGGCGTCCTCGAGGAGGACGACTTGGGCTACTTCCAGTTCTTCACCGTGAACGGACGTCCGCGCGAACTCGCCTTCAACGCTCCCCGGATCGCGGGCCTCGACCCTCTGGATCCGTTCGAAATGAGCCGCGCCTACCAGATCGGACGCGCGAAGATCTTCCGAATCGCCGCGTTTGTCCGACGCTGGCTTCCCGGTTGCGGCGACGCCTATGTAAGTGCCATCGCGCCCCTGATGGGCATTCGGGAGTCGCGCAGGGTCGTGGGGGAGTACGTGCTCACCGAGCAAGACCATGCGGATTGCCGCAAGTTTCCCGACGCGATCGCCCGCAACCGCTATCCGGTGGACATCCACCTCAAGAAGGGGCTGGACTACCGCAAATTCCCGCCCGGCGAGTGGCACGACATTCCCTACCGCTCCCTCGTGGTGAAGGGGTTCGAGAACCTCTGGGTCGCGGGCCGGTGCCTCAGCGCGACGTTCGTGGCCCAGAGCGCGGTGAGAATCCAGCCCGTCTGCCGGGCGATGGGCGAGGCCGCCGGCACCGCCGCCGCGCTGTGCGCCGCCCGGAAATGTGCCGCACAGGCCCTGCCCTACGAGGATTTGAAACCGTTCCTAGATTTGGGATCCCCTCACCCCTAA